From Lolium perenne isolate Kyuss_39 chromosome 5, Kyuss_2.0, whole genome shotgun sequence, a single genomic window includes:
- the LOC127321461 gene encoding phenylalanine--tRNA ligase beta subunit, cytoplasmic — MPTVSVGRDRLFAALGRVYTQEEFEKLCFDFGIELDDVTTEKAIIRKEKHLDEDGEADGDEEVIYKIEVAANRYDLLCLEGIARSLRIFIGTEATPVFKLSSVPNGSMLQMHVKKETSQIRPYIVCAVLRGVTFDEIRYNSFIDLQDKLHQNICRKRTLVAIGTHDLDTLQGPFSYEALPPQEINFVPLKQERHFTADKLMDFYKSDMKLKKFLHIIENSPEFPVIYDSNRTVLSLPPIINGAHSAITLKTRNVFIECTATDLTKANIVLNTMVAMFSEYCENKFEVEPVEVISYDGSKAIYPDLSCYKMEASISEILGRIGISLDETQVISLLNKMQLQAEPCPSKGEPRISVSVPPTRSDVLHACDLAEDVAIAYGYNNVPKSKPKSMTIGGRQPLNRFSDKIRAEVTRAGYMEVLTFVLTSYEENFDMINRKDDGNKAVIIANPRTSEFEVVRTSLMSCLLKTLKHNIDHPRPIKIFEVGDVVVLDTSRDVGASNNRRLAALYCSSNSGFEEIMGLVDRIVKIVRAPHITFSHPYYVETNEPEFFTKRQCKIVTSDGKQVGYLGIVHAEVLRKFGIPDPCTFVEMDLEALL; from the exons ATGCCCACGGTAAGCGTCGGCCGCGACCGCCTCTTCGCCGCACTCGGCAGGGTCTACA CCCAGGAGGAATTCGAGAAGCTCTGCTTCGACTTCGGCATCGAGCTCGATGACGTG ACCACGGAGAAGGCCATCATCCGGAAGGAGAAGCACCTGGACGAAGACGGCGAAGCTGACGGCGATGAAGAGGTCATCTACAAGATTGAGGTTGCCGCCAATAG ATACGATTTGTTATGCCTTGAAGGAATAGCAAGATCTCTTCGCATTTTCATTGGGACCGAAGCAACCCCTGTTTTCAAACTTTCATCGGTCCCCAATGGTTCGATGCTTCAGATGCATGTTAAGAAAGAG ACTTCACAAATTAGACCATACATAGTTTGTGCCGTCCTAAGAGGAGTAACTTTTGATGAAATCAGATACAACAGCTTCATTGATCTTCAAGACAAACTCCACCAAAATATTTGCCG GAAGAGAACGCTAGTTGCTATTGGTACCCATGATTTGGACACTCTACAAGGACCCTTCTCATACGAG GCTCTACCACCCCAGGAAATAAATTTTGTCCCATTAAAGCAG GAGCGTCATTTCACAGCAGATAAATTGATGGATTTCTACAAA TCAGACATGAAGTTAAAGAAGTTTTTGCATATAATCGAAAACTCTCCAGAATTCCCAGTTATATATGATAGCAACAG AACTGTGTTATCTTTGCCTCCTATCATCAATGGTGCACACTCTGCTATCACCCTGAAGACAAGGAATGTGTTTATCGAATGCACTGCCACCGACCTTACAAAAGCAAATATTGTTTTGAATACAATG GTTGCAATGTTCTCAGAGTACTGTGAAAATAAGTTTGAAGTCGAACCTGTTGAAGTTATATCTTATGATGGAAGCAAAGCCATTTACCCTGATCTTTCATGTTACAAAATGGAGGCTTCAATCTCTGAGATTCTTGGTCGCATTGGCATCTCCCTAGATGAGACACAG GTTATCTCCCTTCTGAACAAAATGCAATTGCAAGCAGAACCTTGTCCATCAAAAGGGGAGCCTCGTATTTCAGTTTCTGTCCCTCCTACGAGAAGTGACGTTCTCCATGCTTGTGATTTGGCGGAG GATGTTGCTATAGCTTATGGGTACAATAATGTGCCAAAGTCAAAGCCGAAATCGATGACCATAGGTGGAAGGCAACCACTAAACCGTTTCTCTGATAAAATTCGTGCTGAG GTTACAAGAGCGGGCTATATGGAGGTGCTCACGTTTGTTTTAACTTCGTATGAAGAAAACTTTGACATGATAAACAGGAAAGATGATGGAAATAAAGCAGTCATTATTGCAAACCCCCGTACTTCTGAATTTGAG GTTGTAAGAACTAGTCTTATGTCCTGTTTGTTGAAAACCCTGAAGCACAATATAGACCATCCGAGACCCATAAAG ATTTTTGAGGTTGGTGATGTAGTGGTACTGGATACGTCACGTGATGTTGGTGCCTCTAATAATCGCCGGCTTGCAGCTTTGTACTGTAGTAGTAATTCTGGATTCGAG gagattatgggtttggtggATAGGATTGTCAAAATTGTGAGAGCTCCGCACATCACATTTAGCCACCCTTACTACGTTGAAACAAAT GAACCTGAGTTCTTCACGAAAAGGCAATGTAAAATTGTTACTAGTGATGGGAAGCAGGTTGGATACTTGGGAATTGTCCATGCTGAG GTGCTGAGAAAATTCGGTATCCCAGACCCCTGCACTTTCGTTGAGATGGACCTCGAGGCTCTGCTGTAG